A single region of the Blastopirellula marina genome encodes:
- a CDS encoding GRAM domain-containing protein, with protein MKTAIQIGVPSGVMFGAIWVLVMSPGLIFLGVMGYVLLALALAAFLFVITAFPFGFAMGFFGEYQQRRFLAMKLVPDDESLLYQGGANHFVGFEGVGGWLYLTDKMLRFKSHELNFQPHELAIPLSDITKIDPTRMAGIFPNGVLVNTKEGQPERFVVSGPSFWISAITKAKMQAAS; from the coding sequence ATGAAGACAGCGATCCAAATAGGCGTTCCCAGCGGAGTGATGTTTGGGGCAATATGGGTTTTGGTGATGTCTCCCGGGCTCATCTTTCTCGGCGTCATGGGATATGTGCTCTTGGCGCTTGCTCTGGCTGCTTTCCTATTCGTGATTACCGCGTTCCCTTTTGGATTCGCGATGGGCTTCTTCGGAGAGTACCAACAAAGACGCTTTCTCGCGATGAAGTTGGTACCTGACGACGAGAGTCTGCTCTATCAAGGAGGGGCCAATCACTTCGTTGGCTTCGAGGGTGTGGGGGGATGGCTGTACCTTACCGACAAGATGCTTCGCTTTAAGTCGCACGAATTGAACTTTCAACCACACGAACTGGCAATTCCCCTTTCGGATATTACCAAGATCGACCCAACGCGCATGGCGGGCATTTTCCCCAACGGCGTGCTGGTGAATACCAAAGAGGGACAGCCCGAACGCTTTGTCGTATCTGGCCCAAGCTTTTGGATCAGTGCGATTACGAAAGCGAAAATGCAGGCAGCTTCGTAG
- a CDS encoding DUF6795 domain-containing protein has product MSNYARSMTFLWLLVPLSLAFTGCGGNDSGLYQVKGRLTHQGEPIAGMMIFFVPENTGEHPESYATTDDEGHFEMKVVSTPGVAPGKHTVYVQDPAAVQGGKTSTAKSYLAVLKKYGSEKKSTFTITVEEDMPDLELKLD; this is encoded by the coding sequence ATGTCTAACTACGCGCGCTCGATGACGTTTCTCTGGTTGCTCGTACCTTTGTCGTTGGCCTTCACTGGCTGCGGCGGCAACGATTCCGGACTGTATCAAGTCAAAGGTCGGCTCACGCACCAAGGCGAGCCGATCGCCGGGATGATGATCTTTTTCGTCCCGGAGAACACCGGAGAACACCCTGAGAGCTACGCCACGACCGACGACGAGGGGCACTTCGAGATGAAGGTGGTCAGCACGCCAGGCGTCGCCCCCGGCAAGCACACCGTCTACGTGCAAGACCCGGCCGCCGTCCAAGGGGGCAAGACCAGCACGGCCAAATCGTACCTGGCCGTGCTGAAGAAATATGGCAGCGAAAAGAAATCGACCTTCACGATCACGGTTGAGGAAGACATGCCTGATTTGGAGTTGAAGCTGGACTGA
- a CDS encoding HEAT repeat domain-containing protein — translation MFSSPLRRALKRGLKPGGDLVEELRGLDDYVITSKNDAEAICEALTTLPGDRVYNARHFSSPLHELTGLFQDVEGRQCPAFEELYEEGLPELIRIFDAMVDDASEEEVDDLLYVLKILAMYGSFEGAQKVVEAAQIPLKPEAYMWHVILSTFSEDHPQREFVIQSLSDPLPTGFMAIGLLDCATSAAINGAFDQHPFDSPAGTQMLRGWLEDPDPEKYSYAHSATGALPFISNPPRDELLELAMQHPDPSVQLEAAWAAGELGREDGLNMLVQFCLDVNHSDAAQRYLEELERTDLIPSQAQEESFQAKAEFSGWLSHPNELGQAPDQLEVVDHRQLAWPPEREVRSMWLIRYLMRDDSGLEEDDVDCGLVGSVTWCFFTYKMNQRPPEDVYAIHCYWEMENAELIDETEVTDPNEYAGMLSQWTGDALENANITQVAETSPKLNVHARFVALASATLNGEDGWVVLDGPRSTWYPQSEQPSETIDSVVLKIHVGRQLLGFEDEPDRKSYLVETAPRRTPEEYLAAYEKMLDDATNASSRNQKKLLGNHSMLASHFDRYVDSLVDAREADRNEVVIGTYQRLLSAARDACADVQEEAFDSFGILGGAFDAYVDALKAQHRDAEITAAVEFFEPFWQHNLGYGRLGRAAYLAGEYDLAEPFFLDIRDGMEAFYRSETMSMLAEIWFQRGETKAAADLLIDCLTQTRRDFQESEYLSDRKMFAESYVAHRATYLRLFPGGEADLEQQSLPVELK, via the coding sequence GTGTTCAGTAGTCCTTTGCGTCGCGCCCTCAAGCGAGGTCTCAAGCCAGGCGGAGATTTGGTGGAAGAACTGCGCGGACTGGATGACTACGTGATCACCTCGAAGAACGACGCCGAAGCCATCTGCGAGGCGCTGACCACGCTGCCAGGCGACCGGGTCTACAACGCGCGGCACTTCTCGTCGCCGCTGCACGAACTGACCGGGCTGTTTCAAGATGTCGAAGGGCGTCAGTGTCCTGCGTTCGAAGAGTTGTACGAGGAAGGCCTGCCTGAGCTGATCCGGATTTTCGATGCGATGGTCGACGATGCCAGCGAAGAGGAAGTCGACGACCTGTTGTACGTGCTGAAGATCCTGGCGATGTACGGCTCGTTCGAAGGGGCTCAGAAGGTCGTCGAGGCAGCGCAAATTCCGCTCAAGCCGGAAGCGTACATGTGGCACGTGATCCTCTCGACCTTTTCGGAAGATCACCCGCAGCGCGAGTTCGTCATCCAGTCCCTCAGCGATCCATTGCCGACCGGCTTTATGGCGATCGGCCTGTTAGACTGCGCCACCAGCGCCGCGATCAACGGCGCGTTCGATCAGCATCCGTTCGACTCGCCGGCCGGCACACAGATGCTCCGCGGGTGGCTGGAAGATCCCGACCCAGAAAAATACAGCTACGCCCACAGTGCCACCGGGGCCCTCCCCTTCATTAGCAATCCGCCGCGAGATGAACTGCTGGAACTGGCCATGCAGCACCCCGATCCTTCCGTGCAACTGGAAGCGGCCTGGGCAGCGGGCGAGCTTGGTCGCGAAGACGGCCTGAACATGCTGGTCCAGTTTTGCCTGGACGTAAACCATAGCGACGCTGCCCAGCGCTACCTGGAAGAGCTGGAGCGTACCGATCTGATTCCCAGCCAGGCCCAAGAGGAATCGTTTCAGGCCAAAGCAGAATTCTCAGGCTGGTTGTCGCATCCCAACGAACTCGGTCAGGCCCCTGACCAGCTCGAAGTAGTCGACCACCGTCAATTGGCCTGGCCTCCCGAGCGTGAAGTCCGCTCGATGTGGTTGATTCGCTACTTGATGCGCGACGATTCCGGCCTGGAAGAAGACGACGTCGATTGCGGTCTGGTGGGTAGTGTTACGTGGTGCTTCTTCACCTACAAGATGAATCAGCGTCCGCCAGAGGATGTCTACGCAATCCACTGCTACTGGGAAATGGAAAACGCCGAGCTGATCGACGAAACGGAAGTAACCGATCCCAACGAGTACGCCGGCATGCTCAGTCAGTGGACCGGCGACGCGCTCGAGAACGCCAACATTACCCAGGTGGCCGAGACCTCGCCGAAGCTCAACGTCCACGCACGCTTCGTCGCGCTGGCATCGGCCACGCTCAACGGCGAGGACGGCTGGGTCGTGCTCGATGGTCCCCGCAGTACCTGGTACCCGCAGTCCGAGCAGCCCAGCGAGACGATCGACAGCGTGGTGCTGAAGATCCACGTTGGCCGGCAACTGTTGGGTTTTGAAGACGAACCTGATCGCAAGAGCTACCTGGTCGAAACGGCACCCCGCCGCACGCCTGAGGAGTATCTCGCTGCGTACGAAAAGATGCTCGACGACGCGACCAACGCCAGCAGCCGCAATCAAAAGAAGCTGCTGGGCAACCACAGCATGCTGGCCAGCCACTTCGACCGTTACGTCGATTCGCTGGTCGATGCGCGCGAGGCCGACCGCAACGAAGTCGTTATCGGCACGTACCAGCGACTGCTGTCCGCGGCCCGCGATGCCTGCGCAGACGTTCAGGAAGAAGCGTTCGATTCGTTCGGCATATTGGGTGGCGCGTTCGACGCCTACGTCGACGCGTTAAAGGCCCAGCACCGCGACGCCGAGATCACGGCGGCGGTCGAGTTCTTCGAACCCTTTTGGCAACACAACCTCGGCTACGGCCGCCTGGGCCGCGCTGCCTACCTGGCCGGCGAATACGATCTGGCCGAACCTTTCTTCCTCGACATTCGCGACGGGATGGAGGCCTTCTACCGCAGCGAAACGATGAGCATGCTGGCCGAGATCTGGTTCCAACGCGGCGAAACAAAAGCCGCCGCCGACCTGCTGATCGATTGCCTCACCCAAACTCGCCGCGACTTCCAGGAAAGCGAATACCTCTCGGACCGGAAGATGTTCGCCGAAAGCTACGTGGCCCACCGCGCAACCTACCTCCGGCTGTTCCCCGGCGGCGAAGCCGACCTGGAACAACAGTCGCTACCGGTCGAGCTGAAGTAG
- a CDS encoding sodium:solute symporter family protein has product MEIESSLKWLLAVTMVLYLIVMYVIGVIAQRKVHNAEDFLVAGRKLPLSFAWMTLLATWFGAGTMLTAADEVRSEGLTRGALDPFGAGFCLLIAGLFVAGPMWRMQLLTVPDFFRRKFGSSAELISSLILVPSYFGWIAAQFTALAEVLQLFFGIPLFWGILIVAIVGTGYTLMGGMWSVTLTDAVQISLVLLGLLVLGGVVLFELGSGNMLVGITRVREETDPGMWTIIPTDSFPSLVGWIGVFAIGALGNLPGQDLMQRVFAANSERTAKWACLVAGVLYLLFGAIPLLLALAGNILFPEDMETKILPALAHAFLHPVVAVIFLVALLSAILSTIDSAILSPASVMAQNIFPRFGWSDTLRSNRIAILMVAICSLVLSYAGESAYALLEEAYLLTMVGLFVPLIVGLYTRPCSPTAAIVSMLVGTCIWAVHFALGWETFLPVGGFMQAMELPISLTATAAAAIAYFCIQWPWQTQFGPAPAEAEEELPATDLADERG; this is encoded by the coding sequence ATGGAAATCGAGTCGTCGCTGAAGTGGCTTCTGGCCGTTACGATGGTTCTTTATCTCATTGTCATGTATGTGATCGGCGTCATTGCCCAGCGGAAGGTGCACAACGCCGAAGACTTTCTGGTAGCTGGCCGAAAGCTGCCCCTCTCGTTTGCCTGGATGACGCTGCTGGCCACCTGGTTCGGTGCCGGCACCATGCTGACTGCCGCCGATGAAGTCCGCAGCGAAGGGCTCACACGCGGCGCGCTCGATCCCTTCGGTGCCGGATTTTGCCTGCTGATCGCCGGGCTGTTCGTGGCCGGTCCGATGTGGCGCATGCAACTGCTCACCGTGCCTGACTTCTTTCGCCGCAAGTTCGGTTCGTCGGCGGAACTGATCTCGTCGTTGATCCTGGTCCCCAGCTACTTCGGCTGGATCGCCGCGCAGTTCACCGCCTTGGCCGAAGTGCTGCAACTCTTCTTTGGCATCCCGCTGTTCTGGGGCATTTTGATCGTAGCGATCGTCGGCACTGGCTACACGCTGATGGGCGGCATGTGGTCGGTAACGCTGACCGATGCCGTGCAGATCTCGCTGGTGCTGCTCGGACTGCTGGTGCTCGGCGGCGTCGTGCTATTCGAACTAGGCAGCGGCAACATGCTGGTCGGCATCACGCGGGTTCGCGAAGAGACCGATCCCGGAATGTGGACGATCATTCCCACCGATAGTTTCCCCAGCCTGGTCGGCTGGATCGGCGTGTTCGCGATTGGTGCCCTGGGAAACCTCCCAGGCCAAGACCTGATGCAGCGCGTCTTCGCTGCCAACTCCGAGCGCACGGCGAAGTGGGCCTGCCTGGTCGCTGGCGTGCTGTATCTGCTCTTCGGCGCGATCCCGCTGCTGCTGGCCTTGGCCGGCAATATTTTGTTCCCCGAAGACATGGAAACGAAAATCCTCCCCGCCCTGGCCCATGCGTTTTTGCATCCCGTGGTGGCGGTGATCTTTCTGGTCGCGCTGTTGTCGGCGATTCTGTCGACGATCGATAGCGCCATCCTGTCGCCTGCCAGCGTGATGGCGCAAAACATCTTTCCCCGCTTCGGCTGGTCCGACACGCTACGAAGCAACCGCATCGCGATTCTGATGGTCGCTATCTGCAGCCTGGTGCTTTCGTACGCCGGCGAAAGCGCCTACGCGCTATTGGAAGAAGCGTACCTGTTAACGATGGTCGGGCTGTTCGTCCCGCTGATCGTCGGCTTGTACACCAGGCCCTGCAGTCCCACGGCCGCGATCGTCAGCATGCTCGTCGGCACCTGCATCTGGGCGGTGCACTTTGCCCTGGGGTGGGAAACATTCCTGCCGGTGGGCGGCTTCATGCAGGCGATGGAGCTACCCATCTCGCTAACCGCCACAGCCGCCGCCGCGATCGCCTACTTCTGCATCCAATGGCCCTGGCAAACCCAATTCGGCCCCGCCCCCGCCGAGGCAGAAGAAGAGCTGCCAGCCACGGATCTCGCGGATGAACGCGGATAG
- a CDS encoding PAS domain S-box protein, producing the protein MLHHAHPQIEGLPHFHRYLDALPNPALLLDASGVILGTNEQFDELVGLSSDELISKSFFEIHQGCWDTTPLRRLIGDRDTNFVFVSRAQLEVELPNIGRRILDFSHSLMTKSDDALVRLVTIRDVTAFHKLEASLKRSEGRTQALLAAAVDSIVIINTNGVIKAFNPAAERLFGFSAEEVLGLNVRILMPKPYQTEHDGYLARYLETGERRVIGIGREVLGKRKDGATFPMELSISEVIDGEDRLFVGTVRDVTKVKRAQNALRDSEARGRAILNAAVDAIITIDENGLIKSFNQAALKVFGYSHHEMVGENVKMLMPAPFRDEHDNYLQNYKASGIRRVIGLGREAVGRRKDGSTFPMELSVSEVKMGDYRYFTGIVRDITDRKRYEQRLKTVAEEASESELRVKAQAKELTQQAKRLKEAQVDAEQANRAKSDFLANMSHEIRTPLTAILGYASELASTLKDGPEAQAVEIIKRNGEHLLEIMNDILDISKIESGNVELERVPTCPGRIVAEVITLLQVRAKQKGIQLYLTYAGKIPRYIEGSPVHLRQVLLNLIGNAVKFTQEGQVEVRLQFVPHGVNEHHLRFEVLDSGIGIPPEHIGRLFKPFSQADSSVGRCFGGTGLGLAISKRLVELMGGEIFVSSTPDVGSTFTFSIPPGKWSQHEMLTDPKEIESESIPAQPATLDAIDLTGGRILLAEDGKDNQRLLSHYLRKAGAEVEIADNGRIALEAIARSSAQGKSFDLIVTDIQMPEMDGYTLARTLRARGSKLPIVALTAHAMEEARVKCLEAGCSEYTSKPIEKMAFLSICRRWLDQNGQQSIEPMTSESAPIAPVEQTQPPRDAIWSELADNHEFAPVIDSFLQGLAKKINQIEEYMSQARFDELTMLAHQLKGSGGGYGFQEITDAAVRVEQLACHPEDPDSLLDAVEHLQEICQQAINGRKRSPLDPPASNIPGII; encoded by the coding sequence ATGTTACATCACGCCCACCCGCAAATTGAAGGTCTCCCCCACTTCCACCGGTACTTAGATGCTCTTCCCAACCCGGCTCTCCTGTTGGATGCGAGCGGTGTGATTCTCGGTACCAATGAACAGTTCGATGAACTTGTCGGGTTGTCCTCGGATGAATTGATTAGCAAGTCCTTCTTTGAGATCCACCAGGGCTGCTGGGATACAACACCACTACGCCGACTCATTGGCGATCGCGATACGAATTTTGTATTCGTGAGCCGAGCACAACTCGAAGTGGAACTTCCCAATATCGGACGACGGATCCTCGACTTTTCTCATAGCTTGATGACGAAGTCGGATGATGCCCTGGTTCGGCTCGTTACGATTCGAGATGTCACGGCGTTTCACAAACTGGAAGCTTCCCTGAAACGCAGCGAAGGTCGTACTCAAGCGCTTCTCGCGGCGGCTGTTGACTCCATCGTGATCATCAACACCAACGGCGTGATCAAGGCCTTCAACCCTGCCGCCGAACGTTTGTTTGGCTTCTCGGCCGAGGAAGTCCTGGGGCTCAACGTTCGTATCCTGATGCCCAAGCCGTACCAGACGGAGCACGACGGTTATCTTGCGCGTTACCTGGAGACGGGCGAACGTCGCGTGATCGGCATTGGCCGCGAGGTGCTCGGTAAACGAAAGGACGGCGCGACATTCCCCATGGAGTTGTCGATCTCGGAAGTGATTGATGGCGAAGATCGTCTGTTCGTCGGGACGGTGCGTGATGTTACAAAGGTCAAAAGAGCCCAGAACGCGCTGCGAGATAGCGAGGCCCGGGGGCGTGCTATTCTGAATGCGGCCGTGGATGCCATCATCACGATTGACGAGAACGGCCTGATCAAATCGTTCAATCAAGCCGCACTGAAGGTTTTCGGCTACTCTCATCATGAGATGGTTGGGGAAAACGTGAAGATGCTCATGCCTGCACCATTCCGGGACGAGCATGACAATTACTTGCAGAACTACAAAGCCAGTGGAATTCGACGCGTAATCGGCTTGGGGCGCGAAGCGGTGGGACGTCGCAAGGATGGCTCGACCTTCCCGATGGAACTTTCCGTCAGTGAAGTCAAAATGGGAGACTACCGCTACTTTACGGGTATCGTGCGTGATATCACGGATCGCAAGCGGTATGAACAACGCTTGAAGACGGTCGCCGAAGAGGCGAGTGAATCGGAACTTCGCGTCAAGGCCCAGGCTAAAGAGCTCACGCAGCAAGCCAAACGTCTCAAGGAAGCCCAAGTAGACGCCGAGCAAGCGAATCGCGCCAAAAGTGACTTCCTGGCGAATATGAGCCATGAGATCCGGACGCCCCTTACGGCGATTCTCGGCTATGCCAGCGAGCTTGCGTCGACACTGAAGGATGGTCCCGAAGCGCAAGCGGTCGAGATCATCAAACGCAACGGCGAGCATTTGCTGGAAATCATGAACGACATTCTCGACATTTCCAAGATCGAGTCGGGAAATGTCGAGCTAGAGCGTGTACCAACATGCCCCGGCAGAATCGTCGCGGAAGTGATTACCTTGCTTCAAGTGCGCGCCAAACAAAAGGGAATTCAGCTCTACTTAACTTACGCCGGCAAGATTCCTCGGTACATCGAAGGATCGCCCGTCCACCTGAGACAGGTACTGTTGAATCTCATTGGTAACGCGGTCAAGTTCACCCAAGAGGGGCAGGTCGAAGTTCGCCTCCAATTCGTTCCCCATGGAGTCAACGAGCATCATTTGCGGTTCGAAGTGCTCGACTCGGGAATCGGTATTCCCCCGGAACATATTGGCCGTTTGTTCAAACCCTTTTCACAGGCCGATTCATCCGTGGGACGCTGCTTCGGAGGAACCGGTCTGGGATTGGCGATCTCGAAGCGACTCGTGGAATTAATGGGAGGAGAGATCTTCGTAAGCAGCACTCCCGACGTTGGATCGACCTTTACTTTCAGCATTCCGCCTGGAAAGTGGAGCCAACACGAGATGCTGACTGATCCGAAAGAAATTGAATCGGAAAGCATTCCCGCGCAACCTGCCACGCTGGATGCGATCGACCTGACAGGTGGAAGAATCTTGCTCGCCGAAGACGGCAAGGACAACCAACGACTTCTCTCGCATTACCTGCGAAAGGCCGGTGCGGAAGTCGAAATAGCGGACAATGGCCGCATCGCACTCGAGGCAATCGCCCGATCATCCGCACAAGGCAAGTCGTTCGATCTGATCGTGACCGATATCCAAATGCCGGAAATGGATGGATACACACTGGCCAGAACATTACGTGCCCGCGGCAGCAAACTGCCGATCGTAGCGTTGACGGCACACGCCATGGAAGAAGCACGCGTGAAGTGCCTGGAAGCAGGCTGCAGCGAGTATACCAGCAAGCCGATTGAGAAGATGGCCTTCCTCTCGATTTGCCGTCGCTGGCTCGATCAAAATGGCCAGCAATCGATCGAGCCAATGACTTCCGAATCTGCGCCGATCGCCCCGGTTGAACAAACCCAACCACCGCGCGATGCGATTTGGAGCGAACTGGCCGACAACCATGAATTTGCCCCGGTGATCGACAGCTTCCTGCAAGGCCTGGCCAAGAAGATCAATCAAATTGAAGAGTATATGTCTCAAGCGCGGTTCGATGAATTGACCATGCTTGCCCACCAACTTAAAGGCTCTGGTGGCGGCTATGGCTTTCAAGAGATTACCGACGCCGCAGTACGCGTCGAACAACTGGCCTGTCATCCCGAAGACCCAGATTCGCTACTCGATGCCGTAGAACATCTGCAAGAGATTTGCCAACAGGCGATCAACGGCAGAAAACGATCTCCTCTCGATCCACCTGCTTCCAACATCCCAGGCATAATCTAA
- the pyrF gene encoding orotidine-5'-phosphate decarboxylase produces MANFSDRLRDGIVRTAAPVVVGLDPRFESLPQTLLGEHRGTHDPKVKAGLYLVFCRDVIDAVCQHVPAVKPQSAFFEELGPAGMIVLAEVIQYAREKGLLVILDAKRNDIGSTATAYAKGMLGANSPWQADCLTISPYLGDDSLTPFVETAMQNDAGLYCLVKTSNPGGKMLQDLVVDGLPIYRHVGAYVESLAKQTIGECGLGAVGAVVGATYPDQLIELREAMPSTWFLVPGYGSQGGGAKDVAGGFTDAGLGAIVNNSRGIIFAYSREPYASKYEPSQWQRAVEDATLEMIADLQAETTAGKLKG; encoded by the coding sequence ATGGCCAATTTTTCGGATCGTCTTCGCGATGGCATCGTTCGCACGGCAGCCCCGGTGGTGGTGGGTCTGGACCCTCGCTTTGAATCGCTGCCGCAAACCCTCTTGGGCGAACACCGCGGCACGCACGATCCGAAGGTCAAAGCAGGCCTCTACCTGGTCTTCTGCCGCGACGTGATCGACGCCGTCTGTCAGCACGTACCGGCCGTCAAACCGCAGTCCGCCTTCTTTGAAGAGTTGGGCCCCGCCGGCATGATCGTGCTGGCCGAGGTGATTCAGTACGCTCGCGAAAAGGGGCTGCTGGTCATTCTGGATGCCAAGCGAAACGACATCGGCTCGACCGCAACCGCCTACGCCAAGGGGATGCTCGGAGCCAACAGCCCCTGGCAGGCCGACTGCCTGACGATCAGCCCTTACCTGGGTGACGACAGCCTGACCCCGTTTGTCGAAACGGCCATGCAAAACGATGCCGGCCTGTACTGCCTGGTGAAGACCTCCAACCCCGGCGGCAAGATGCTGCAAGACCTGGTCGTCGATGGCCTGCCCATTTATCGCCACGTCGGGGCATACGTCGAATCGCTGGCCAAACAGACGATCGGCGAGTGCGGCCTGGGTGCCGTCGGTGCCGTCGTGGGTGCGACTTACCCCGACCAGTTGATCGAATTGCGTGAAGCGATGCCGAGCACCTGGTTCCTGGTCCCTGGCTACGGCAGCCAAGGGGGCGGAGCCAAAGACGTCGCTGGCGGTTTCACCGACGCTGGCCTGGGCGCGATCGTCAACAACAGCCGCGGCATCATCTTCGCGTACTCCCGCGAGCCATACGCATCGAAGTACGAACCCAGCCAGTGGCAACGAGCGGTCGAAGACGCCACCCTCGAAATGATCGCCGACCTGCAAGCCGAAACAACCGCCGGCAAGCTGAAGGGTTAA
- a CDS encoding DUF1559 domain-containing protein — translation MRKCGFTLVELLVVIAIIGVLIALLLPAVQQAREAARRMQCTNNMKQIALGMHNYHDTVGSFPSGALALNSHQSNAENDGVWYRGMHGWPALMLDFVEAANLAERIDTSKLAWTSERGDNYFDEYGSHGDTANQYAAQNMPEMFVCPSAARRGPETDFKDYAMNAGNSGSSCCPERALKFNGIGYKNSSVNFKDITDGTTNTFLLLEQKHDSDEQELKTQGAASNPFFWVNHNSEGLALSNQGGTSFPPNVVLANLGCRTSRSDHPGGVLAAMCDGSVKFIPETIARDPWRWLHTRNGDEVVSLP, via the coding sequence ATGCGAAAATGTGGCTTTACGCTGGTCGAACTGCTCGTTGTGATTGCAATTATTGGGGTGCTGATTGCCTTGCTTTTGCCGGCTGTACAGCAGGCCCGCGAGGCGGCTCGGCGGATGCAATGCACCAACAACATGAAACAAATCGCGCTCGGCATGCACAACTATCACGACACCGTCGGGTCGTTTCCGAGCGGGGCTTTGGCTTTGAATAGCCACCAGAGTAACGCCGAGAACGACGGCGTCTGGTATCGCGGCATGCACGGCTGGCCGGCGCTAATGCTGGACTTCGTGGAAGCGGCAAACCTGGCCGAACGCATCGACACCAGCAAGTTGGCATGGACGAGCGAGCGAGGGGATAACTACTTCGACGAGTATGGCTCGCACGGCGATACGGCGAATCAGTACGCCGCCCAGAACATGCCTGAGATGTTCGTCTGCCCAAGTGCCGCCCGCCGCGGCCCCGAGACCGACTTCAAAGACTACGCGATGAACGCCGGCAATTCGGGCAGTAGCTGCTGTCCGGAACGGGCACTGAAATTCAACGGTATTGGCTACAAGAACAGCAGCGTCAACTTCAAGGACATCACCGACGGCACGACCAATACATTCTTGCTGCTGGAACAGAAGCACGACAGCGACGAGCAGGAACTCAAAACCCAAGGGGCGGCCTCGAATCCGTTTTTCTGGGTGAACCACAACTCGGAAGGGCTCGCTCTATCCAATCAAGGAGGAACCAGTTTTCCTCCGAATGTTGTTCTGGCTAACCTCGGATGCCGCACCTCGCGAAGCGATCACCCAGGCGGAGTCCTGGCGGCCATGTGTGACGGCAGCGTGAAGTTCATCCCCGAAACGATTGCTCGTGATCCATGGCGTTGGCTGCACACTCGCAACGGTGATGAAGTGGTGTCGCTTCCTTAA
- a CDS encoding DUF3365 domain-containing protein has protein sequence MPVSKTLIAALLLLLASWTYAAEPKLSPATSQAEARARAMLLHETIHGTLQVVHRDFFIEDESRVIPSASMEDVFDALQETYNVRLKWLVVETDVVNVDHQAEDAFEKAAVKALADRKPYFDAVEKETYRFAGPIRLASQCLKCHVRNRKDTADRTAGLLISMPLELPAK, from the coding sequence ATGCCTGTGTCGAAAACTCTCATCGCTGCGCTGCTTCTGCTGCTTGCGTCATGGACCTATGCTGCAGAGCCGAAGCTGTCCCCCGCTACGTCTCAGGCCGAAGCCAGGGCCCGGGCCATGCTGTTGCACGAGACCATCCACGGCACGCTCCAGGTCGTGCATCGCGATTTCTTTATCGAGGACGAATCGCGCGTGATTCCATCGGCGTCGATGGAAGACGTGTTCGATGCGCTCCAGGAAACTTACAACGTTCGCTTGAAGTGGCTGGTTGTCGAGACCGATGTCGTCAACGTCGATCACCAGGCGGAAGATGCATTCGAGAAAGCGGCCGTCAAAGCGCTGGCCGATCGGAAGCCCTACTTCGATGCGGTCGAAAAGGAGACCTACCGCTTCGCTGGCCCCATTCGCCTCGCTTCGCAGTGCTTGAAGTGCCACGTCCGTAACCGCAAAGACACCGCAGACCGCACCGCCGGTTTGCTGATCTCGATGCCACTTGAGCTTCCGGCTAAGTAA